In Phyllopteryx taeniolatus isolate TA_2022b chromosome 1, UOR_Ptae_1.2, whole genome shotgun sequence, the following proteins share a genomic window:
- the nsmce4a gene encoding non-structural maintenance of chromosomes element 4 homolog A gives MERLRRRSTDEQAPQQDCTTRHNNGDQQRTNEGSDLVDSQYGDERGIRREIRCKYRDLIDAVHRNREDLLSPSNNKLTEVLEEADKLFVNVRQTSEAVLDSKFVAVATDLNNERASLMRDEDSSFDFTVFAEHLLSFMGLNRLETGKKEQRDQVSGYLPSDAWQRLARGAENCFRTAPTFHYMLGSFHAEPPPPKQKMARQRKPPSKEAKRIMPTQLKKLEEAEQEATEKEVERILGWLKGYHQKDPLSPIPYYEFVIDPDSFSRTIENIFHTSFLVRDGLAQIGLDRDKLPYIAPVEEEAMEIDAGGSDNRNACIVSMSPKMWKEFIDALDIRGAMIPPRNTDN, from the exons ATGGAGCGTCTCAGACGCCGGTCCACCGATGAGCAAGCGCCCCAGCAAGACTGCACCACTCGCCACAACAACGGAGACCAACAGCGGACCAATGAGGGGTCCGACTTGGTGGATTCGCAATACGGCGACGAAAGGGGCATAAGGAGGGAAATAAGGTGCAAGTACAGAGACCTCATTGATGCAGTTCACC GAAATAGAGAAGATTTGCTGAGTCCTTCCAATAACAAACTCACAGAAGTTTTGGAAGAGGCAGACAAACTGTTTGTAAATG TGCGACAGACGAGCGAAGCGGTGCTGGATTCTAAGTTCGTTGCTGTGGCCACAGACCTGAACAACGAGAGAGCCAGCCTGATGCGAGATGAGGACAGTTCTTTTGACTTCACTGTATTTGCTGAGCACCTT CTCTCCTTCATGGGTCTCAACCGGCTGGAAACTGGGAAGAAGGAGCAGAGAGATCAAGTCAGTGGGTACCTGCCCAGCGATGCCTGGCAAAGACTGGCCAGGGGAGCTGAGAACTGTTTTAGGACAGCGCCGACCTTCCACTACAT GTTGGGTTCCTTCCATGCTGAGCCGCCCCCTCCAAAGCAAAAGATGGCACGACAAAGGAAACCCCCCAGCAAGGAAGCAAAAAGGATCATGCCCACTCAG CTGAAAAAGCTGGAAGAGGCCGAACAAGAAGCCACCGAGAAAGAGGTGGAGAGGATCCTCGGCTGGCTGAAGGGTTATCATCAAAAGGACC CGTTGTCGCCGATCCCGTATTACGAGTTTGTTATTGACCCCGACTCCTTTTCACGGACAATAGAGAACATTTTCCACACGTCTTTCCTTGTCAGG GATGGTTTGGCACAAATTGGTTTGGATCGAGACAAGTTGCCTTATATAG CTCCTGTGGAGGAGGAGGCGATGGAGATAGATGCTGGAGGATCGGACAACCGTAATGCGTGTATCGTTTCAATGAGCCCAAAGATGTGGAAG GAGTTCATTGATGCCTTAGACATCAGGGGCGCCATGATTCCGCCTCGAAACACGGACAATTAG